A stretch of Streptococcus chenjunshii DNA encodes these proteins:
- a CDS encoding YitT family protein, translating into MKKTIKNSYQQKMHYLISKQAKKGGVFKTLQSISREKYTEKLSAALLYGLLSSIAVNFFFQPGHVYSSGATGLAQVLSAVSGRLTGYAVPVALSFYLINLPLLLLAWRKIGHKFTVFTFFTVTFSSFFIQFVPVVVLTDDPLINAIFGGLIMGLGVGYGLRANISSGGTDIVSLLIRRKTGRDVGSISLFINCLVMIFAGLLFGWQYALYSMITIFVSSRVTDAVFTKQKKLQAMIITNQPERVTQKIHRKLNRGVTSINDAQGTYNHEKKAVLITIITRAEYQDFKDIMRKADPDAFVSIAENVKIMGHFVEE; encoded by the coding sequence ATGAAGAAAACGATTAAAAACAGTTATCAGCAAAAAATGCATTATCTTATCAGCAAACAGGCTAAAAAGGGCGGTGTTTTTAAAACCCTGCAGAGTATTTCACGGGAAAAGTATACCGAAAAGTTATCAGCCGCTTTGCTCTATGGGCTTCTTTCCAGTATTGCTGTCAACTTTTTCTTTCAGCCGGGACATGTTTATTCCAGCGGAGCAACTGGTCTGGCGCAGGTTTTATCAGCAGTGAGCGGACGTTTGACAGGGTATGCAGTTCCTGTTGCTTTAAGTTTTTATCTTATTAATTTACCGCTCCTTCTGCTCGCTTGGCGAAAAATTGGGCACAAGTTTACTGTTTTTACCTTTTTTACAGTAACATTCAGTTCTTTCTTTATTCAATTTGTGCCGGTTGTTGTTTTGACAGATGATCCTTTGATTAATGCTATTTTTGGCGGCTTGATTATGGGGCTTGGTGTAGGCTATGGTTTGCGGGCTAATATTTCCAGCGGCGGAACTGACATTGTCAGCCTGCTTATACGGCGGAAAACCGGGCGTGATGTTGGGAGTATTTCACTCTTTATAAACTGTTTGGTTATGATCTTTGCCGGTCTGCTTTTTGGCTGGCAGTACGCACTGTATTCAATGATAACTATTTTTGTATCCAGCCGTGTGACAGATGCTGTTTTTACCAAGCAGAAGAAACTGCAGGCTATGATTATTACAAATCAACCGGAGAGAGTTACACAGAAAATTCACCGGAAGCTTAACCGCGGTGTAACGTCTATCAATGATGCCCAAGGGACTTACAATCATGAGAAAAAAGCTGTTTTAATCACCATTATCACCCGAGCTGAGTACCAAGATTTCAAGGATATTATGAGAAAAGCCGACCCTGATGCCTTCGTTTCGATTGCGGAAAACGTGAAAATTATGGGGCATTTTGTAGAGGAGTAG
- the aspS gene encoding aspartate--tRNA ligase yields MKRSMYAGCVRSEHIGQTMTLKGWVARRRDLGGLIFIDLRDREGLMQLVINPEDVSESVMATAENLRNEFVIEATGRVAAREQVNSNLPTGAVELKIEALTILNEAKTTPFEIKDGVEAADDTRLRYRYLDLRRPEMLANFKLRAKVTHAIRNYLDGLEFIDVETPMLTKSTPEGARDYLVPSRVSQGHFYALPQSPQIIKQLLMNAGFDRYYQIVKCFRDEDLRGDRQPEFTQVDLETSFLSEQEIQDITEGMIAKVMKEVKGLEVTLPFPRMTYDDAMNYYGSDKPDTRFEMLLQDLTELVKGLDFKVFSEAPAVKAIVVKNQADSYSRKAIDKLADFAKQFGAKGLAWVKYTDGKLTGPIAKFLTAAEEKLTAALQLEENDMVLFVADKLDVANTALGALRLRLAKELDMVDKSKFNFLWVVDWPMFEWSEEEGRYVSAHHPFTLPASESAHELNGDLAKVRALAYDIVLNGYELGGGSLRINQRELQEQMLRALGFSDQEAQEQFGFLLEAMDYGFPPHGGLALGLDRLVMLLAGQDNIREVIAFPKNNRAIDPMTQAPSLVSDEQLKELALQVNHYEEND; encoded by the coding sequence GTGAAACGTTCTATGTATGCAGGGTGTGTTCGCAGCGAACATATTGGACAAACTATGACCCTTAAAGGCTGGGTTGCACGCCGCCGTGATCTGGGTGGTCTGATTTTTATTGATTTGCGGGACCGTGAAGGTCTTATGCAGCTGGTGATTAATCCGGAAGACGTATCTGAGAGTGTTATGGCGACGGCTGAGAACCTTCGCAATGAGTTCGTGATTGAAGCGACCGGACGGGTTGCTGCACGTGAACAGGTTAACAGCAATCTGCCGACAGGTGCTGTTGAATTGAAAATAGAAGCTCTTACAATTCTGAATGAAGCTAAGACTACACCGTTTGAAATCAAGGATGGTGTGGAAGCCGCAGATGATACCCGTCTGCGCTATCGCTACCTTGATTTGCGCCGTCCGGAAATGCTGGCCAATTTTAAATTGCGGGCTAAAGTCACTCATGCCATTCGCAACTATTTGGATGGTTTAGAATTCATCGATGTTGAAACACCGATGCTGACGAAATCTACACCTGAAGGTGCGCGTGATTACCTGGTACCGTCTCGGGTCAGTCAAGGGCATTTCTATGCTTTGCCGCAAAGTCCGCAGATTATTAAACAGCTGCTCATGAATGCCGGTTTTGACCGCTATTATCAAATCGTAAAATGTTTTCGGGATGAAGATTTGCGCGGAGACCGCCAGCCTGAATTTACTCAGGTGGATTTAGAGACTTCCTTTTTGTCTGAACAGGAAATTCAGGATATTACAGAGGGCATGATTGCCAAAGTAATGAAAGAAGTCAAAGGTCTTGAGGTAACCTTGCCTTTTCCGCGGATGACTTATGATGATGCCATGAACTACTATGGATCTGATAAACCAGATACACGTTTTGAGATGCTGCTGCAAGACTTGACAGAACTTGTCAAGGGGCTTGATTTTAAGGTTTTCTCAGAAGCACCAGCTGTCAAGGCTATTGTGGTGAAGAATCAGGCGGACAGCTATTCACGTAAAGCGATTGACAAGCTGGCAGACTTCGCCAAACAATTTGGCGCTAAGGGTCTTGCATGGGTGAAGTACACTGATGGAAAGCTTACAGGACCGATTGCTAAATTTTTAACTGCAGCCGAGGAAAAGTTGACAGCTGCTTTACAGCTTGAAGAAAATGATATGGTTTTATTTGTGGCTGATAAGCTTGATGTTGCCAATACCGCTTTAGGTGCTCTGCGCCTGCGTTTGGCCAAAGAACTTGACATGGTTGACAAGTCCAAGTTTAATTTTCTGTGGGTTGTAGACTGGCCAATGTTTGAGTGGTCCGAAGAAGAAGGCCGTTATGTAAGCGCTCATCACCCCTTCACACTGCCTGCCTCAGAAAGCGCTCATGAATTGAATGGCGATTTAGCCAAAGTACGTGCACTGGCCTATGATATCGTACTTAACGGCTATGAATTGGGGGGAGGAAGCTTACGTATCAATCAGCGCGAACTTCAGGAACAAATGCTGCGGGCGCTCGGTTTTTCTGATCAAGAGGCTCAGGAGCAATTTGGCTTTCTGCTGGAAGCTATGGACTACGGTTTTCCTCCGCATGGCGGCCTGGCACTTGGTCTTGACCGGCTGGTCATGCTGCTTGCAGGTCAGGACAACATTCGTGAGGTCATTGCTTTTCCAAAGAATAATAGAGCCATTGATCCAATGACACAGGCTCCGAGTCTTGTTTCAGATGAACAGCTGAAAGAACTGGCTCTTCAGGTCAATCATTATGAAGAAAACGATTAA
- a CDS encoding TMEM175 family protein: MKYIFGRFDTLSDAIIAIVMTILVLEVKAPTSADQLPEFVKSVSLFLISFILLINIWYRRAKIQHQTVPTKLESLFLDIFAHGLLSLFPLAIKMLVSYDTVWVSVLFYGLLNVSVITALNLIPIIELKESSRETSMNTLLYHFYRRRLLATIVLNLLIILAAYFLHSWGAYLYLVLPLVDFYASYRRDKRLDAFLAEGDVPSVLAQKFGLDRHKLRQTD; this comes from the coding sequence GTGAAATATATTTTCGGGCGGTTTGATACGCTGAGCGATGCTATTATCGCTATCGTTATGACCATATTGGTGTTGGAAGTAAAAGCACCGACCAGTGCTGATCAGCTGCCGGAGTTTGTCAAATCTGTCAGTCTTTTCTTGATTTCCTTTATTCTCTTGATTAATATTTGGTACCGTCGGGCTAAGATTCAGCATCAAACAGTACCTACCAAGCTGGAAAGTTTGTTTTTGGATATTTTTGCTCATGGTCTGCTGTCTCTTTTTCCTCTTGCTATTAAAATGCTAGTTTCTTATGATACGGTTTGGGTATCCGTGCTTTTTTACGGCCTGCTCAATGTTTCTGTTATTACAGCCCTCAACCTCATTCCAATCATTGAACTGAAAGAGAGCAGCCGTGAAACCTCCATGAATACACTTTTGTATCATTTTTACCGCCGCCGCTTATTGGCGACTATTGTTCTTAATCTGCTTATTATTCTGGCTGCTTACTTTTTGCACTCTTGGGGGGCTTATCTTTATCTTGTCCTGCCGCTGGTGGATTTTTATGCCAGCTACCGGCGTGATAAGCGCTTAGATGCCTTTTTGGCAGAAGGCGATGTCCCGTCTGTTCTGGCCCAAAAATTCGGACTTGACAGACATAAGCTTAGGCAGACCGATTAA
- the hisS gene encoding histidine--tRNA ligase: MQLQKPKGTQDILPADSAKWQYVEKTARETFEKYHYGEIRTPMFEHYEVISRSVGDTTDIVTKEMYDFYDKGGRHITLRPEGTAPVVRSYVENKLFAPEVQKPVKMYYIGPMFRYERPQAGRLREFHQIGVEAFGSKNPATDAETIAMAYHFFQELGIKDVILHLNTLGNASSRAAYRQALIDYLLPMRENLSKDSQRRLEENPLRVLDSKEKEDQAAVEHAPSILDYLDEESQAHFDAVREMLEILGISYVIDTNMVRGLDYYNHTIFEFMTKVGKSELTICAGGRYDGLVDYFGGPATSGFGFGLGLERLLLVLDKQGIELPLEDGLDVYIAVLGEGANSKALELVQALRRQGFSAERDYLGRKIKAQFKSADTFKAKTLITLGETEVETGRVTVRNNSSRQETEVSLDKLMSDFTSVFAGLR; encoded by the coding sequence ATGCAATTACAGAAACCGAAAGGGACGCAGGATATTTTGCCTGCTGACAGCGCTAAATGGCAGTATGTGGAGAAAACTGCGCGTGAAACCTTTGAAAAATATCATTATGGTGAAATTCGAACACCTATGTTTGAGCATTATGAGGTGATTTCCCGTTCTGTCGGTGATACCACGGATATTGTGACCAAGGAAATGTACGATTTCTACGATAAGGGCGGCCGCCATATTACGCTTCGTCCGGAAGGGACGGCACCGGTGGTGCGTTCTTATGTGGAAAATAAGCTCTTTGCACCGGAGGTTCAAAAGCCTGTCAAGATGTACTATATCGGTCCCATGTTCCGCTATGAACGTCCGCAGGCCGGCCGTTTGCGTGAGTTTCATCAAATCGGTGTAGAGGCTTTCGGTTCTAAAAACCCTGCGACTGACGCAGAGACTATTGCCATGGCTTATCATTTTTTTCAGGAACTTGGTATAAAAGATGTGATTTTGCATCTCAATACTCTTGGCAATGCCAGCAGCCGGGCCGCTTACCGTCAGGCTTTGATTGATTATCTTCTGCCGATGCGGGAAAATTTGTCCAAGGACAGTCAGCGCCGCTTAGAAGAAAATCCGCTGCGCGTACTGGATTCTAAAGAAAAAGAGGATCAGGCTGCCGTTGAGCATGCCCCTTCCATTCTGGATTATCTGGATGAGGAGTCTCAGGCACACTTTGACGCTGTACGTGAGATGCTTGAAATTCTTGGAATTTCTTATGTGATTGATACTAATATGGTGCGCGGTCTGGATTATTACAATCATACTATTTTTGAATTTATGACCAAGGTTGGCAAGTCTGAGCTGACGATTTGTGCGGGCGGCCGCTATGATGGCCTGGTGGACTATTTTGGCGGTCCTGCCACTTCTGGATTTGGTTTTGGTCTCGGTCTGGAGCGCCTGCTTCTCGTCCTTGACAAGCAGGGGATCGAGCTGCCTCTGGAGGATGGTTTGGATGTTTACATTGCTGTTCTGGGAGAGGGCGCCAACAGCAAAGCACTGGAGCTGGTGCAGGCTCTTCGCAGACAGGGCTTTTCTGCTGAGCGTGACTATCTTGGGCGCAAAATTAAGGCACAATTTAAGTCAGCAGATACTTTTAAGGCAAAGACTCTCATCACTCTTGGTGAAACTGAAGTCGAAACAGGGCGAGTAACTGTCAGGAACAACAGCAGCCGTCAGGAGACTGAAGTTAGTCTTGATAAACTCATGTCAGACTTCACAAGTGTTTTTGCCGGCTTGAGATAG
- the rpmF gene encoding 50S ribosomal protein L32 codes for MAVPARRTSKAKKNKRRTHYKLTAPTVKFDETTGDYSRSHRVSLKGYYKGRQIAKAKTAE; via the coding sequence ATGGCAGTACCTGCACGTCGCACTTCAAAAGCGAAAAAAAACAAACGCCGTACACACTACAAATTGACAGCTCCAACTGTAAAATTTGACGAAACAACCGGAGATTACTCCCGTTCACACCGTGTTTCCCTTAAGGGTTACTACAAAGGACGTCAAATCGCTAAAGCTAAAACAGCTGAATAA
- the rpmG gene encoding 50S ribosomal protein L33, translating into MRVNITLEHKESGERLYLTSKNKRNTPDRLQLKKYSPKLRKHVIFTEVK; encoded by the coding sequence ATGCGCGTCAATATTACACTTGAACACAAAGAATCCGGCGAACGCCTGTACCTAACTTCAAAAAACAAGCGTAACACTCCGGACCGTCTCCAGTTGAAAAAATACTCTCCAAAATTGCGCAAACACGTGATTTTTACTGAAGTGAAATAA